A stretch of Methylogaea oryzae DNA encodes these proteins:
- the acnB gene encoding bifunctional aconitate hydratase 2/2-methylisocitrate dehydratase, protein MLDEYRKHLAERSAQGVPPKPLNAEQTAAVVAQLKNPPAAEAATLVDLLENRVPPGVDEAAYVKAGFLAALAKGETTSPLIDRVRATELLGTMLGGYNVAPLIDLLDDEALAPVAVKALSHTLLVFDAFHDVQAKAEAGNAHARQVLQAWAEAEWFQSRPQVPEKLTVTVFKVTGETNTDDLSPAQDAWSRPDIPLHALAMLKNPREGITDAAKQIAELKQKGFPVAYVGDVVGTGSSRKSATNSVLWYTGDDIPHVPNKRQGGVCIGGKIAPIFFNTMEDSGALPIECDVTQLNMGDVIDIYPYEGVVRRHGSNEDVCRFALKTEIILDEVQAGGRINLIIGRGLTDRAREALGLPHSTVFKRPREQQDSGKGYTLAQKMVGRACGVAGIRPGTYCEPRMASVGSQDTTGPMTRDELKDLACLGFSADLVMQSFCHTAAYPKPVDIETHHTLPEFIMNRGGISLRPGDGVIHSWLNRMLLPDTVGTGGDSHTRFPIGISFPGGSGLVAFAAATGVMPLDMPESVLVRFKGNMQPGITLRDLVHAIPYVAIQRGLLTVEKKGKKNVFSGRILEIEGLPDLKVEQAFELSDASAERSAAACTIRLNKEPIVEYLNSNIAMLRWMIKEGYGDVRTIERRIKAMEAWLADPQLLEADADAEYAEVIEIDLDEIKEPLLCCPNDPDDVKPLSQVAGAHIDEVFIGSCMTNIGHFRAAGKLLDGQAGQLPTRLWVAPPTKMDQDQLKEEGYYAIYEKVGVRLEVPGCSLCMGNQARVGDNTQVVSTSTRNFPNRLGQGADVYLASAELAAVCAILGRIPRTEEYMEYAQRIDSMAADTYRYLNFDQLPAYIGRKAETA, encoded by the coding sequence ATGCTCGACGAATACCGAAAACATCTTGCCGAACGTAGCGCCCAGGGCGTGCCGCCCAAGCCGCTTAATGCGGAGCAAACCGCCGCTGTCGTGGCGCAGCTGAAAAATCCTCCCGCAGCGGAAGCCGCAACCCTGGTGGACCTCCTGGAAAACCGGGTGCCGCCGGGCGTGGACGAGGCGGCCTACGTGAAGGCGGGGTTTCTGGCCGCGCTGGCGAAGGGCGAGACGACTTCCCCGCTGATCGACCGGGTACGCGCCACCGAGCTGTTGGGCACCATGTTGGGCGGGTACAACGTCGCGCCGCTCATCGACCTGCTGGACGACGAGGCCTTGGCGCCGGTGGCGGTCAAAGCCTTGTCCCACACGCTGCTGGTGTTCGACGCATTCCACGACGTGCAGGCCAAGGCCGAAGCGGGCAACGCCCACGCCCGCCAGGTGCTGCAGGCGTGGGCCGAGGCGGAGTGGTTCCAGAGCCGGCCGCAGGTTCCGGAAAAGCTCACCGTCACGGTATTCAAGGTAACCGGCGAAACCAATACCGACGATCTTTCCCCCGCCCAGGACGCCTGGTCGCGGCCGGATATTCCGTTGCACGCGCTGGCCATGCTCAAGAATCCCCGCGAAGGCATCACCGACGCCGCCAAGCAGATCGCCGAGTTGAAGCAGAAAGGCTTTCCGGTGGCCTACGTCGGCGACGTGGTGGGGACCGGTTCCTCACGCAAGTCGGCCACCAACTCGGTGCTGTGGTACACCGGCGACGACATTCCCCATGTGCCCAACAAGCGCCAGGGCGGCGTATGCATCGGCGGCAAGATCGCGCCCATCTTCTTCAACACCATGGAAGATTCCGGCGCGCTGCCCATCGAGTGCGACGTGACCCAGTTGAATATGGGCGACGTGATCGACATTTATCCTTATGAAGGCGTCGTGCGGCGCCACGGCAGCAATGAAGATGTGTGCCGCTTCGCATTGAAAACCGAGATCATCCTGGACGAAGTGCAGGCCGGCGGACGCATCAACCTCATCATCGGCCGCGGGTTGACCGACCGCGCTCGCGAGGCGTTGGGCCTGCCGCATTCCACCGTGTTCAAGCGGCCCAGAGAGCAACAGGACAGCGGCAAGGGTTACACCCTGGCGCAAAAAATGGTCGGCCGCGCCTGCGGCGTGGCGGGCATCCGCCCCGGCACCTATTGCGAGCCGCGCATGGCTTCCGTGGGGTCGCAAGACACCACCGGCCCCATGACGCGGGACGAACTGAAAGACCTGGCCTGCCTGGGCTTTTCGGCCGATTTGGTGATGCAGTCCTTCTGCCATACGGCGGCTTATCCCAAACCGGTGGACATCGAAACCCACCACACCCTGCCCGAGTTCATCATGAACCGCGGCGGCATCAGCTTGCGGCCGGGCGACGGCGTCATCCATTCCTGGCTCAACCGCATGTTGCTGCCGGACACCGTCGGCACCGGCGGCGATTCCCACACCCGCTTCCCCATCGGCATTTCCTTCCCCGGCGGTTCCGGCCTGGTGGCCTTCGCCGCGGCGACCGGCGTGATGCCCCTGGACATGCCCGAGTCGGTGCTGGTGCGCTTCAAGGGCAATATGCAGCCCGGCATTACCCTGCGCGACCTGGTGCACGCCATTCCTTACGTGGCGATCCAGCGCGGCCTGCTGACGGTGGAAAAGAAGGGCAAGAAAAACGTCTTTTCCGGCCGCATCCTGGAAATCGAAGGGTTGCCGGATTTGAAAGTGGAGCAGGCTTTCGAACTGTCCGACGCTTCCGCCGAACGCTCGGCGGCGGCGTGCACCATTCGTTTGAACAAAGAGCCCATCGTCGAATACCTCAACTCCAACATCGCCATGCTGCGCTGGATGATCAAGGAAGGCTACGGCGATGTGCGCACAATCGAGCGGCGCATCAAAGCCATGGAGGCATGGCTGGCAGATCCGCAGTTGCTGGAAGCCGATGCCGATGCGGAATACGCCGAGGTGATCGAAATCGACCTGGATGAAATCAAAGAGCCGTTGCTCTGTTGCCCCAACGATCCGGACGACGTGAAGCCCTTGTCGCAAGTGGCCGGCGCCCATATCGACGAGGTGTTCATCGGTTCCTGCATGACCAACATCGGCCATTTCCGCGCCGCCGGCAAGTTGCTGGACGGCCAGGCGGGCCAGTTGCCGACCCGGCTATGGGTGGCGCCGCCCACCAAGATGGATCAGGACCAGTTAAAGGAAGAAGGGTATTACGCCATTTACGAAAAAGTCGGCGTGCGCCTGGAGGTGCCCGGCTGCTCGTTGTGCATGGGCAACCAGGCCAGGGTGGGGGACAATACCCAGGTGGTTTCCACCTCTACCCGCAACTTCCCCAACCGCCTGGGCCAGGGCGCCGACGTCTACCTGGCTTCGGCGGAACTGGCGGCGGTATGCGCCATCCTGGGCCGTATTCCCCGTACGGAGGAATATATGGAATATGCCCAGCGCATCGATTCCATGGCGGCGGACACCTATCGCTACCTCAACTTCGACCAGCTGCCGGCCTACATCGGCCGGAAAGCGGAGACGGCATGA
- a CDS encoding STAS domain-containing protein, translated as MQIRTDIYEKKATLTLNGRFDFTLHKDFRDTYEQALSNSEVKAIEINLRDVDYLDSSALGMLLLLKDRAAQAGASVSLNNCRETVRQILEIANFHKLFTIS; from the coding sequence ATGCAAATACGTACCGACATTTACGAAAAAAAGGCGACGCTGACCTTGAACGGCCGCTTCGATTTCACGCTGCACAAGGACTTTCGCGATACCTACGAGCAAGCCTTGAGCAACAGCGAAGTGAAGGCGATCGAAATCAACCTGCGCGATGTCGACTATCTGGACAGTTCGGCCCTGGGCATGCTGCTGCTGCTCAAGGACAGGGCCGCCCAGGCGGGCGCAAGCGTCTCGCTCAACAACTGCCGCGAAACCGTGCGGCAAATATTGGAAATCGCCAACTTCCACAAGCTATTTACCATCAGCTAA